A genomic region of Vitreimonas flagellata contains the following coding sequences:
- the acpS gene encoding holo-ACP synthase: protein MILGIGSDIIDIRRIEKALERFGDRFTHRVYTEKERARAERRPEQRAATYAKRFAAKEATSKALGTGLKQGVFWRDMGVANMPSGQPTMLLTNGAATRLAKITPPGHTAYIHVTLTDDYPLAVSFVIISAELTPTEPGVGS, encoded by the coding sequence ATGATCCTGGGCATCGGCTCCGACATCATCGACATCCGCCGGATCGAGAAGGCGCTGGAGCGCTTTGGCGATCGCTTCACCCATCGGGTCTATACCGAAAAGGAGCGCGCCCGAGCCGAGCGCCGGCCGGAGCAGCGCGCGGCGACCTACGCCAAGCGTTTCGCGGCCAAGGAGGCGACCTCCAAGGCGCTCGGCACCGGCCTGAAACAAGGGGTGTTTTGGCGTGACATGGGGGTGGCGAACATGCCCAGCGGCCAGCCGACCATGCTCTTGACCAATGGCGCGGCTACGCGTTTGGCGAAAATCACGCCACCGGGGCATACCGCATACATCCATGTCACATTGACCGACGACTACCCGCTTGCTGTCAGTTTCGTCATTATTTCGGCCGAGTTGACCCCGACAGAGCCGGGGGTTGGCTCGTGA
- the lepB gene encoding signal peptidase I yields the protein MSMSTTGSSEPAMAVFWDNVKTILYALALAMVLRFTIAQPFRIPSGSMQPTLAVGDYIVVTKWSYGYGRFSFAPLEGLLPHGRLFGSEPERGDVVVFRPVPEPDRDFIKRVIGLPGDTIQIINGALHINGEPVQRELLGMTDECPGGPRPEVAMYRETLPNGVSYVTCDKLERSELDNTRVYEVPEGHYFMMGDDRDNSADSRVPSVVGYVPYDNLVGPAQFVVVSFDETTSLFRPWTLFTGFRGDRFLKAVE from the coding sequence ATGAGCATGTCGACCACGGGCAGTTCAGAACCGGCGATGGCCGTCTTTTGGGATAACGTGAAAACGATCCTCTATGCGCTCGCGCTTGCCATGGTGCTGCGCTTCACGATTGCGCAGCCGTTTCGGATTCCCTCGGGCTCGATGCAGCCGACGCTGGCTGTCGGCGACTACATCGTCGTGACGAAATGGTCGTACGGCTACGGCCGCTTCTCGTTCGCGCCTCTTGAGGGCCTGCTGCCGCACGGCCGCTTGTTTGGCAGCGAACCAGAGCGCGGCGACGTCGTCGTGTTCCGCCCGGTGCCGGAGCCGGATCGCGACTTCATCAAGCGCGTGATCGGCCTGCCGGGCGATACAATTCAAATCATCAATGGCGCGCTGCACATCAACGGCGAGCCGGTGCAGCGTGAATTGCTCGGCATGACCGACGAATGCCCTGGCGGTCCCAGGCCAGAGGTGGCGATGTATCGCGAGACCCTGCCGAATGGCGTGAGCTACGTCACGTGCGACAAGCTCGAGCGCAGCGAACTCGACAACACGCGCGTTTATGAAGTGCCGGAAGGCCATTATTTCATGATGGGCGACGACCGCGACAATTCCGCCGACAGCCGCGTGCCCTCTGTGGTGGGTTATGTACCGTACGACAATTTGGTCGGCCCCGCACAATTCGTTGTCGTGTCGTTTGACGAAACCACGTCGCTTTTCCGTCCGTGGACGCTGTTCACCGGCTTCCGCGGCGATCGCTTCTTGAAGGCGGTCGAATGA
- the rnc gene encoding ribonuclease III: MTGRDHDARLAELEQRIGYVFNDRALLREAVTHGSVDNGARKKRDYDRLEFLGDRVLGLIVAERLLDEHQNEQEGQLAPRYNALVNKHACARAARAADLGAALVLSPSEEANGGRGKEAILADICESVIAALYLDSGFETARAFVTKFWGEAFDDVKSAPRDAKTALQEWAAARKRGLSYVMIKQTGPEHAPHFVIDAVVDGYPPVRGEGGSKRDAQRAAAAAFLKEREKHG, translated from the coding sequence ATGACCGGGCGCGATCACGACGCCCGGCTCGCTGAGCTGGAACAACGCATCGGCTATGTGTTCAACGATCGCGCGCTGCTGCGCGAAGCTGTGACGCATGGCAGCGTGGACAATGGTGCTCGGAAGAAGCGCGATTACGATCGGTTGGAGTTTCTCGGCGACCGCGTGCTTGGCTTGATCGTCGCCGAGCGTTTGCTGGACGAGCACCAGAACGAACAAGAGGGCCAACTTGCGCCGCGCTACAATGCGCTGGTGAACAAGCACGCCTGCGCCCGCGCGGCCCGTGCGGCCGATTTGGGAGCGGCGCTCGTGCTCTCCCCTTCCGAGGAGGCGAATGGCGGGCGGGGTAAAGAAGCCATCCTGGCCGACATCTGCGAATCCGTGATCGCAGCTCTTTACCTAGATAGCGGCTTCGAGACAGCGCGCGCTTTCGTTACCAAATTCTGGGGCGAGGCCTTTGACGATGTGAAGTCCGCGCCGCGTGATGCAAAAACCGCGCTGCAGGAGTGGGCGGCGGCGCGGAAACGTGGTTTGAGCTACGTTATGATCAAGCAAACCGGCCCGGAGCACGCGCCGCATTTCGTTATCGACGCGGTGGTCGATGGTTACCCGCCGGTGCGCGGCGAGGGCGGTTCGAAGCGCGATGCGCAACGCGCGGCAGCGGCCGCGTTCTTGAAGGAGCGTGAGAAGCATGGCTGA
- the era gene encoding GTPase Era, producing MAEQRCAVVAVLGAPNAGKSTLVNTLVGAKVAAVTQKVQTTRALVRGIAMHNEVQLILIDTPGVFAPKRRLDRAMVAAAWSALEGADAIIHVVDAAAHVADAPKGQDALAIADSAAISARLKQMELASILVLNKVDAVSRPQLLALTTKLVEEGLYTDVFMISAKKGDGVDDIKRVLAERAPEGPWLFPEDQTMDAPARVLAAEITREKAMLRLHDELPYDMIVETETWEERKDGSAKIDQTIFVARESQRKIAIGAGGQTIKIIGEAARKEMEAAFDRRIHLFLHVKLRENWSEERALYQRLGLDYEA from the coding sequence ATGGCTGAGCAACGCTGTGCGGTGGTTGCGGTGCTGGGTGCGCCGAACGCGGGCAAGTCGACGCTCGTGAACACGCTCGTCGGCGCAAAGGTCGCGGCGGTGACGCAGAAGGTGCAGACGACGCGCGCGCTCGTGCGCGGCATCGCCATGCACAACGAAGTCCAACTCATCCTGATCGACACGCCCGGCGTGTTCGCGCCGAAGCGTCGCCTGGATCGCGCGATGGTGGCGGCGGCCTGGAGCGCGCTGGAAGGCGCCGACGCGATCATTCACGTGGTGGATGCGGCCGCGCACGTCGCCGATGCGCCGAAGGGTCAAGATGCGCTCGCAATTGCCGATTCCGCCGCGATTTCAGCGAGACTGAAGCAGATGGAATTGGCCTCCATTCTGGTGCTCAACAAAGTCGATGCGGTTTCGCGCCCTCAACTCTTAGCGCTCACGACCAAACTCGTCGAAGAGGGTTTATACACCGACGTCTTCATGATCTCCGCCAAGAAGGGCGACGGCGTGGACGATATTAAGCGCGTGCTCGCCGAGCGTGCGCCGGAAGGCCCTTGGCTCTTCCCCGAAGATCAGACGATGGACGCGCCGGCCCGCGTGCTCGCGGCCGAGATCACGCGCGAGAAGGCGATGCTCCGTCTGCATGACGAATTGCCTTACGACATGATCGTCGAGACCGAGACGTGGGAAGAGCGCAAGGACGGCTCCGCCAAGATTGATCAAACCATTTTCGTCGCGCGTGAAAGCCAGCGCAAAATCGCCATCGGCGCCGGCGGCCAAACCATCAAGATCATCGGCGAGGCCGCACGCAAGGAAATGGAAGCCGCGTTCGACCGACGCATTCACCTCTTCCTGCACGTGAAGCTGCGCGAAAACTGGTCCGAAGAGCGCGCGCTCTATCAGCGGCTGGGTTTGGATTACGAAGCTTAG
- the recO gene encoding DNA repair protein RecO encodes MEWVDDAIVLGARHFGEGKLVAEVFSREHGRYGGVVHAGRKSQPILQAGNVVHAGWKARLSEQLGFYSPLELIEPHATRLLDDPIALAGLSSAVTLIRSATPERQAYPQLYDALIVLIEAMPHHEIWPAIYARFELGLLSAMGYGLDLSRCAVTGETENLAWVSPRTGRAATYDAGAPHAELLLRLPPFLVDAEAELEEGDVADAFALAGYFLERRVFDQRGENLPETRRRLIERLGFAGRL; translated from the coding sequence ATGGAATGGGTCGACGACGCCATTGTGCTGGGCGCGCGCCATTTCGGTGAAGGCAAACTGGTGGCGGAAGTGTTCTCGCGTGAGCATGGCCGCTATGGCGGCGTCGTGCATGCGGGCCGTAAATCGCAACCGATCCTGCAGGCGGGCAACGTCGTGCATGCGGGGTGGAAAGCGCGGCTCTCCGAGCAGCTTGGCTTTTACTCGCCGCTTGAACTCATCGAGCCGCACGCGACGCGCCTATTGGACGACCCGATTGCGTTGGCAGGGCTCTCCTCGGCCGTGACCCTAATCCGCAGCGCTACACCCGAACGGCAAGCCTATCCCCAACTTTATGACGCGCTGATCGTGTTGATCGAGGCGATGCCGCATCACGAGATTTGGCCGGCGATTTATGCTCGCTTCGAACTCGGCCTGCTTTCGGCGATGGGATACGGGCTCGATCTTAGCCGCTGCGCGGTGACGGGAGAGACCGAGAATCTTGCATGGGTCAGCCCGCGCACGGGTCGGGCAGCCACTTATGATGCGGGTGCCCCGCACGCCGAGTTGCTGTTGCGCCTGCCGCCCTTCCTCGTTGATGCGGAGGCGGAACTAGAAGAGGGCGACGTAGCGGATGCTTTTGCACTCGCCGGCTACTTCCTTGAGCGGCGCGTGTTCGACCAAAGGGGCGAGAACCTGCCAGAAACTCGGCGCCGCCTGATCGAACGATTGGGTTTTGCTGGCCGACTCTGA
- the parC gene encoding DNA topoisomerase IV subunit A: protein MADDATRTPEEGGRIVEEPIGEALAKRYLAYALSTITSRALPDVRDGLKPVHRRVLYAMKRLNLTADAAFRKSAKVVGDVMGDYHPHGDQSIYDALVRLAQDFNSRYPLIDGQGNFGNIDGDSPAAMRYTESRMTKAAEALLEGIDENAVDFRPSYDGSKEEPSVLPAAFPNLLANGASGIAVGMACSVPPHNVAELIDASLLLIDNSKATTADLLTIMPGPDFPTGGIVVEPPESILDAYETGRGGFRVRARWQTEDLGRGQWRIVVTEIPYQVQKSKLVEALAAVIENKKAPLLGDVRDESAEDMRLVLEPKSRTVEPAVLMESLFKLTALEARISLNMNVLDAAGVPRVMSLKDVLRAFLDHRRDVLQRRTAFRLEKIAQRLDVLAGLLIVFLNLDEVIRIIRNEDDPKAKLIARFKLNETQAEAILNTRLRQLRKLEEMEIRREDAALRAEQAELQGLLEDTRKQWRKIAGELKETKKLFGAGTPWGKRRTELGEAGEVPTEIDVEAFVVREPVTVVLSEKGWIRAMKGHLADLSEIKYKEGDGPQHIVQCETTDKLLMFASDGRAFTLDVHKLPGGRGHGEPVRLSVELGDIDEAVALFKYEEGSKRVVASHEGYGFIIPESEMLATKRSGKQILNGRAMQAAKVLGDQVAVIGERKKMLIFPLSELPEMTRGKGVKLQSYADRGLADVKTFAKDEGLSWEDSAGRTRVVAEWKEYRGKRGGAGKVAPKGFSRSGRFSDVIG from the coding sequence ATGGCTGATGACGCCACCCGCACGCCGGAAGAAGGCGGGCGCATTGTTGAGGAGCCGATCGGCGAGGCGCTGGCGAAGCGCTATCTTGCCTATGCGCTTTCCACGATCACGAGCCGGGCGCTGCCGGATGTGCGCGACGGTTTGAAGCCGGTGCACCGCCGCGTGCTCTACGCGATGAAGCGGCTGAACCTCACCGCCGACGCCGCATTCCGCAAATCCGCGAAAGTCGTTGGCGACGTGATGGGCGATTATCACCCGCACGGCGATCAATCGATCTATGACGCGCTGGTGCGCCTGGCGCAGGATTTCAACTCGCGCTATCCGCTGATCGACGGCCAAGGCAATTTCGGCAACATCGATGGCGATAGCCCCGCCGCCATGCGCTACACCGAAAGTCGCATGACCAAAGCGGCCGAAGCGCTGCTTGAAGGCATCGACGAAAACGCGGTGGATTTTCGTCCAAGCTATGACGGCTCGAAGGAAGAGCCCTCCGTTTTGCCGGCGGCGTTCCCGAACTTGTTGGCAAACGGCGCATCGGGCATTGCCGTGGGCATGGCGTGCAGTGTGCCGCCGCACAACGTGGCTGAGCTGATCGATGCATCGCTGCTGCTGATCGACAACTCGAAAGCGACGACAGCTGATCTTTTGACGATCATGCCGGGCCCGGATTTCCCGACAGGCGGTATTGTTGTCGAACCGCCCGAGAGCATTCTTGACGCGTACGAAACCGGGCGCGGTGGTTTCCGCGTGCGCGCGCGCTGGCAGACGGAAGATCTAGGCCGTGGCCAGTGGCGCATCGTCGTCACCGAAATTCCGTACCAGGTGCAGAAGTCGAAGCTCGTCGAAGCTTTGGCGGCTGTGATTGAAAACAAGAAAGCGCCGTTGCTGGGCGACGTGCGCGACGAGAGCGCCGAGGATATGCGCCTCGTGCTTGAGCCAAAATCGCGCACGGTTGAACCGGCCGTGCTGATGGAGAGCTTGTTCAAGCTCACAGCACTCGAGGCCCGCATTTCGCTGAATATGAACGTGCTCGACGCCGCTGGCGTGCCGCGCGTGATGAGCTTGAAAGACGTGCTGCGCGCCTTCCTCGATCATCGCCGCGACGTGCTGCAGCGCCGGACGGCGTTCCGCCTTGAAAAGATCGCCCAGCGCTTGGACGTGTTGGCCGGCCTGCTCATCGTCTTCCTCAATCTCGACGAAGTGATCCGGATCATCCGCAATGAGGATGATCCGAAGGCGAAGCTGATCGCGCGTTTCAAGTTGAACGAAACGCAAGCCGAAGCCATCCTCAACACGCGCCTGCGCCAATTGCGCAAACTTGAGGAAATGGAAATCCGCCGCGAGGACGCTGCGCTGCGTGCCGAGCAGGCGGAGCTGCAAGGCTTGCTCGAAGACACGCGCAAACAATGGCGCAAGATCGCGGGCGAGTTGAAGGAAACCAAAAAGCTGTTCGGCGCCGGCACGCCGTGGGGCAAGCGCCGCACCGAACTCGGCGAAGCCGGTGAAGTGCCGACCGAGATCGACGTCGAAGCCTTCGTCGTGCGCGAGCCGGTAACGGTCGTGCTCTCCGAAAAGGGTTGGATCCGCGCCATGAAAGGCCACCTCGCCGATCTCTCCGAGATCAAATACAAAGAAGGCGATGGGCCGCAGCACATCGTGCAATGCGAGACCACCGACAAGCTTCTGATGTTCGCGTCCGACGGCCGCGCCTTCACACTGGACGTGCACAAGCTGCCAGGTGGGCGCGGGCACGGTGAGCCGGTGCGCCTCTCCGTTGAGCTTGGCGACATCGACGAGGCGGTGGCGCTTTTCAAATACGAGGAAGGTTCAAAGCGCGTGGTGGCGAGCCACGAAGGCTACGGCTTCATCATTCCCGAAAGCGAAATGTTGGCGACCAAGCGCTCCGGCAAACAAATCCTCAACGGGCGCGCCATGCAGGCGGCGAAGGTGTTGGGCGATCAGGTGGCTGTCATCGGCGAGCGCAAAAAGATGCTGATCTTCCCGCTCTCCGAGCTGCCGGAGATGACGCGCGGCAAGGGCGTGAAGCTGCAAAGCTATGCCGATCGCGGCCTAGCCGACGTGAAGACCTTCGCCAAGGACGAAGGGTTGAGTTGGGAGGATTCCGCTGGCCGCACCCGTGTGGTGGCGGAGTGGAAGGAGTATCGCGGCAAGCGCGGCGGGGCTGGCAAGGTGGCGCCGAAGGGCTTTTCGCGTTCCGGGCGTTTCTCGGACGTGATCGGCTAG
- a CDS encoding LemA family protein, whose protein sequence is MSVLLIVLIIVVVLAVLLIGIYNRLVALRQNCNQAFADIDVQLKQRHDLIPNLVETVKGYAAHESGTLEAVIKARNAAVSAERTGDPKAMGAAEGILGQALGRLIALSEAYPDLKANTNFQQLQAELSDIENKLAAARRFFNNAVGEYNTAREQFPAVIFAGMFGFGPRDFFDVGEDSRASMDAAPPQVKFN, encoded by the coding sequence ATGAGCGTCCTACTTATCGTCCTGATCATCGTCGTCGTTTTGGCGGTGCTGCTGATCGGCATCTACAATCGCCTCGTCGCGCTGCGGCAGAATTGCAATCAAGCGTTCGCCGACATCGATGTGCAGCTGAAGCAACGCCACGACCTGATCCCGAACCTGGTCGAGACCGTGAAGGGCTATGCCGCCCACGAATCCGGCACGCTCGAAGCCGTGATCAAGGCGCGCAACGCCGCCGTCAGCGCCGAACGCACCGGCGATCCGAAAGCGATGGGCGCGGCTGAAGGCATTCTGGGCCAAGCGCTCGGCCGCTTGATCGCGCTGTCGGAAGCGTATCCGGACTTGAAGGCGAACACGAATTTCCAACAGCTCCAAGCTGAGCTTTCGGACATCGAGAACAAGCTCGCCGCCGCGCGTCGCTTCTTCAACAACGCCGTCGGCGAATACAACACCGCGCGGGAACAATTCCCGGCTGTTATTTTTGCCGGCATGTTCGGCTTCGGCCCGCGTGACTTCTTCGATGTCGGTGAAGACAGCCGCGCGTCGATGGACGCTGCGCCCCCGCAGGTGAAGTTCAATTAA
- a CDS encoding M48 family metallopeptidase, protein MGGAFGLQTHIWNNNWKTVLLMAGFPILLLLLTYGLFLLFAGLTGMSYGPDPIAGPFIWAGDALAGAWPFALVGALVWFGIAYLSYQAIIDAATGARKVERSQEPKLYNLLENLCISRGITMPALRIMETDGLNAFATGLHKGQYSITVTRGLMNRLNDEELEAVLAHELTHIQNADVRLLVIAVVFVGIFSFVGEVAFRGLWHSGGGTRTRSSSSSGDSRNAGGAFIAILAALAMIAIAYALAIVIRFALSRRREYLADAGAVELTKNPDAMISALQKISGNAAVNAPSEVREMFIENPHSDFASMFATHPPIGKRIDALVKFAGGRVAVRQTEPVAPTPSAPQPPRKRGPWG, encoded by the coding sequence GTGGGCGGCGCCTTCGGCCTCCAGACTCATATCTGGAACAACAATTGGAAGACCGTCCTGCTCATGGCCGGTTTTCCAATTCTGTTGTTGTTGCTGACCTACGGGCTCTTTCTGCTCTTCGCCGGTCTCACCGGGATGAGCTATGGGCCTGATCCAATCGCGGGGCCGTTCATCTGGGCGGGCGACGCGCTCGCTGGCGCTTGGCCGTTCGCGCTTGTCGGTGCGCTAGTTTGGTTTGGGATCGCGTATCTGTCGTACCAAGCGATCATTGATGCGGCGACTGGCGCGCGAAAGGTCGAGCGCAGCCAGGAGCCGAAGCTCTACAATCTGCTTGAGAATCTGTGCATCTCGCGCGGCATCACCATGCCTGCGCTGCGGATCATGGAGACGGACGGGCTGAACGCCTTCGCGACCGGACTCCATAAGGGACAATACTCGATCACCGTAACACGGGGATTGATGAATAGGCTCAACGATGAAGAGCTTGAAGCTGTGCTCGCGCACGAGCTGACGCACATTCAAAACGCCGACGTGCGCTTGCTGGTGATCGCGGTGGTGTTCGTCGGTATCTTCTCGTTCGTGGGCGAGGTCGCGTTTCGCGGGCTTTGGCATTCGGGCGGCGGAACGCGCACGCGGTCGTCTTCATCGTCGGGCGATAGCCGGAATGCCGGCGGCGCCTTCATCGCCATTCTGGCCGCGCTCGCGATGATCGCGATCGCCTATGCGCTGGCTATTGTCATTCGTTTTGCGTTGTCGAGGCGGCGGGAATATCTGGCCGATGCCGGCGCGGTGGAACTGACAAAGAACCCCGACGCGATGATCTCGGCGCTGCAGAAGATTTCAGGCAATGCGGCGGTGAACGCGCCATCTGAGGTGCGCGAGATGTTTATTGAGAACCCGCACTCGGACTTCGCGTCAATGTTTGCGACGCATCCGCCCATCGGGAAGCGCATCGACGCACTAGTGAAGTTCGCCGGCGGTCGCGTTGCTGTGCGCCAAACCGAGCCGGTTGCGCCGACACCATCTGCGCCGCAGCCCCCACGCAAACGCGGCCCCTGGGGCTAA
- a CDS encoding PspC domain-containing protein, translating to MKEGANIAGVCTGIAAYFDLDVNIIRLLFIIAAIATSGGMILIYIAMMFLIPSANTSAEWAAARGVPFNAQEIIDRAKHEYRNFTEDNGKSWRTQMRAQRRAWNAQMRSWDQSWRSSDHGAGPSAAPAQPAGYVTRVFAGFMAFVFSIITAALFIAFLVAFFSLLGAGSILSWTPPADVPIWLAIVVLCVAYAAISAPFSALRKASYATVSGQPQSGAGDGIVTLIIVAITAWFAWMYWPEARELMEGAYLVIRDFATHWANFWN from the coding sequence ATCAAGGAAGGCGCCAACATCGCCGGCGTTTGCACCGGCATCGCCGCCTATTTCGATCTCGATGTGAACATCATCCGCTTGCTCTTCATCATCGCGGCGATCGCGACGTCGGGGGGCATGATCCTCATCTACATCGCCATGATGTTCCTGATCCCTTCAGCCAATACGAGCGCGGAATGGGCGGCCGCACGCGGCGTCCCTTTTAACGCGCAGGAGATCATCGATCGCGCCAAGCACGAATATCGCAATTTCACCGAAGACAACGGCAAATCGTGGCGCACGCAAATGCGCGCGCAGCGTCGCGCCTGGAACGCGCAGATGCGCAGCTGGGATCAATCCTGGCGCAGCAGCGATCACGGCGCCGGCCCCTCCGCCGCGCCCGCGCAACCGGCAGGTTACGTGACGCGTGTGTTCGCCGGCTTCATGGCGTTCGTGTTCAGCATCATCACGGCAGCACTCTTCATCGCCTTCCTCGTCGCGTTCTTCTCACTGCTCGGCGCAGGCTCGATCCTGAGCTGGACGCCGCCAGCTGATGTGCCGATCTGGCTCGCGATCGTGGTGCTCTGCGTTGCCTACGCAGCGATCTCGGCGCCCTTCAGCGCGCTGCGCAAAGCTTCCTACGCCACCGTCAGCGGTCAACCGCAAAGCGGCGCTGGCGACGGCATCGTGACGCTCATCATCGTCGCCATCACCGCCTGGTTTGCCTGGATGTATTGGCCGGAAGCCCGCGAGTTGATGGAGGGCGCCTATCTCGTGATCCGTGATTTCGCGACGCACTGGGCCAATTTCTGGAACTAG
- a CDS encoding PadR family transcriptional regulator has product MSDANEQFAGLRKGLLEFALLTVVSGRTVYVGDILSTLAPTPFATQEGTLYPLLSKLRREEYVDYEWVESGQGPPRKYYRLTEKGAARLEELAAYWRRLTTTLESLGR; this is encoded by the coding sequence ATGTCGGATGCGAACGAACAATTTGCCGGGCTTCGTAAGGGGCTTTTGGAATTTGCTCTCCTGACCGTGGTGTCGGGGCGGACGGTTTATGTCGGGGACATTCTCTCGACCTTGGCCCCCACCCCGTTCGCCACCCAGGAAGGCACGCTCTACCCGCTCCTCTCCAAACTCCGGCGCGAGGAATACGTCGATTACGAATGGGTCGAGAGCGGCCAGGGGCCACCGCGCAAATACTACCGGCTCACGGAGAAAGGCGCGGCGCGCCTTGAAGAATTGGCGGCCTATTGGCGTCGTCTCACCACCACCCTCGAAAGCTTGGGGCGCTAA
- a CDS encoding M48 family metallopeptidase, with protein MCEHHAAEAKLVDVSKMDRRLLLRGLAAGTLVLVSGCATNAETGRSQLILIDEAQLQQASLSAWSQMRQQTRTWNNAAAQRRLETVGRRVVNAAGRGNQNWEFVLFDSPEKNAFVLPGGQVGFYRGLYEISERDDWMATVLGHEVGHVTGRHAAERYSREAATQTALQVAGAQINSQLAMAALGLGAQVGLSLPFSREQESEADILGLNYMQRAGYDPRQAIPFWQRMQSGGGARGPEFLSTHPDPDNRIERLRNYINQQGWGPV; from the coding sequence ATGTGTGAACATCATGCCGCCGAGGCGAAGTTGGTCGACGTTTCCAAGATGGATCGACGGCTTCTGCTCCGGGGCCTCGCCGCCGGGACTTTGGTGCTGGTGTCGGGGTGCGCCACGAACGCCGAGACCGGCCGCAGCCAATTGATTTTGATCGATGAAGCGCAATTGCAGCAGGCCTCGCTCAGCGCCTGGTCGCAGATGCGCCAGCAAACGCGCACCTGGAATAACGCAGCTGCGCAGCGCCGGCTTGAAACCGTTGGCCGACGTGTTGTGAACGCGGCAGGACGCGGCAATCAGAATTGGGAATTCGTGTTGTTCGACAGCCCCGAGAAGAACGCTTTCGTGTTGCCCGGTGGCCAAGTCGGCTTTTACCGTGGTTTGTATGAGATTTCCGAGCGCGACGATTGGATGGCGACTGTGCTCGGTCACGAAGTTGGCCACGTCACGGGCCGCCACGCTGCGGAGCGCTACAGCCGCGAAGCGGCGACTCAAACAGCGCTGCAAGTGGCTGGTGCGCAGATCAACAGTCAATTGGCGATGGCCGCCCTCGGCCTTGGCGCGCAGGTGGGTTTGAGTCTGCCGTTCTCGCGCGAGCAGGAGAGCGAGGCCGACATTCTCGGTCTCAACTACATGCAGCGCGCCGGCTACGACCCGCGCCAAGCCATTCCGTTCTGGCAGCGTATGCAGTCGGGCGGCGGCGCGCGTGGCCCGGAATTCCTCTCCACGCACCCAGATCCGGACAACCGGATCGAGCGTTTGCGCAATTATATCAACCAGCAGGGCTGGGGCCCGGTTTAA
- a CDS encoding bifunctional folylpolyglutamate synthase/dihydrofolate synthase, producing the protein MESEFRDGAAMNIWRVPYPKFGAGPGLERVKRIAAQLGVDLAGFGAQGAVIVGSNGKGSTAAMCAPLLQGVSAPVGLFTSPHLFALNERFRIDGEDITDAELDHHWRRVVEAAAITGESDKLGGFEFLFLIAADWFAARGCVHTIWEAGIGGRLDPVRLIEARRLALTSLDLEHTQLLGETRAEIARDKLDAAPSGAGVFVSDSCANEHASIEAHCAERRVSVKWVNASDLEAPLSGTHQRQNLALALALARDLHAISDKQARAALFKTRWPGRLEIINDDPLTVIDVGHTPDGVRAAREGFLAMAAPAVLVCGASHDKNADQIVAALAPGFSTIICAAARHKGAAAAQIAACAQAANRQAETIIAESVADARQLAFSKALGRSIFVAGGLFLAAEFRAIHLGRDPASLAFF; encoded by the coding sequence ATGGAAAGCGAATTTCGCGACGGCGCTGCAATGAATATCTGGCGCGTGCCTTATCCCAAATTCGGCGCCGGGCCGGGGTTGGAACGCGTGAAGAGAATTGCCGCGCAGCTTGGTGTCGACTTGGCTGGGTTCGGTGCGCAGGGCGCGGTGATTGTCGGCTCGAACGGCAAGGGCTCGACGGCGGCGATGTGCGCACCCCTGCTACAAGGGGTGAGTGCGCCGGTAGGGCTCTTCACCTCGCCCCATCTCTTTGCTCTGAACGAGCGGTTTCGTATCGATGGCGAGGACATAACCGACGCCGAATTGGATCATCATTGGCGGCGTGTCGTTGAAGCCGCAGCGATCACGGGCGAAAGCGACAAACTTGGCGGCTTTGAGTTTCTGTTTCTGATCGCGGCGGATTGGTTCGCGGCGCGGGGCTGTGTGCACACAATATGGGAAGCGGGGATCGGCGGGCGGCTCGATCCGGTGCGCCTGATCGAAGCGCGACGCCTTGCGCTTACCTCGCTCGATCTGGAGCACACGCAGCTCTTGGGTGAGACGCGCGCGGAGATCGCACGCGACAAGCTTGATGCAGCACCAAGCGGCGCTGGTGTATTCGTCAGCGACAGTTGCGCGAACGAGCATGCGAGTATCGAAGCGCACTGCGCCGAACGACGCGTTTCAGTCAAATGGGTGAACGCAAGCGACCTGGAGGCGCCGCTATCAGGTACGCACCAACGTCAAAATCTAGCGCTCGCATTGGCGCTCGCGCGCGACCTACACGCGATCAGCGATAAACAAGCGCGTGCTGCACTGTTCAAGACGCGCTGGCCCGGTCGGTTGGAGATCATCAACGATGATCCGCTGACCGTGATCGATGTCGGCCATACGCCCGATGGCGTTCGCGCCGCCCGCGAGGGCTTTCTAGCGATGGCGGCGCCTGCCGTACTCGTGTGCGGCGCGTCGCATGACAAAAACGCGGACCAGATCGTCGCTGCGCTCGCGCCCGGCTTCTCCACAATTATCTGTGCCGCCGCGCGCCACAAAGGCGCTGCCGCCGCCCAGATCGCGGCTTGCGCCCAGGCGGCGAACCGGCAAGCCGAAACAATCATAGCGGAATCCGTGGCCGACGCCCGCCAATTGGCGTTTTCGAAGGCGCTTGGGCGGTCGATTTTCGTCGCCGGCGGGCTTTTTCTGGCGGCGGAGTTCAGGGCGATCCACCTTGGGCGCGATCCGGCGAGCTTGGCCTTCTTTTGA